From the genome of Perca flavescens isolate YP-PL-M2 chromosome 12, PFLA_1.0, whole genome shotgun sequence, one region includes:
- the tmem71 gene encoding transmembrane protein 71, with amino-acid sequence MALFFSGAVTSSPIKRRLRANDSCQSLDLSLLSPDSSYVCYSSADGGDPASCRRSPRLLTNGYYDVTEDSFSWDDHGNVSLTPCTTSVSYKENLVRVFRRRRRQRPRGALARLLSDVTESCQSWLDQKVFGGVFRMGQNRDQDQDRDQDQDQDWTGTGQESPAPLDESSWFNSTKLDDSRSFTYDHTEIPPPPDKEAPPPTLLIQEEICCEICQSTERFTQSLGGLSEVPPPSPFYTNSCCQTSPETTGLTMKTLLLFIFAIFIFTTLYSGCVLWSASVTSTVFMTISTCMLLTKSGPMGEWRRAKTEDITSRNE; translated from the exons GTTCTCCAATAAAACGAAGGTTGCGGGCCAATGACTCCTGTCAGAG CCTGgacctgtctctcctctctcccgaCTCCTCGTACGTCTGTTACTCGTCGGCCGATGGCGGCGATCCGGCCTCGTGCCGTCGCTCGCCGCGTCTCCTTACCAACGGTTACTACGACGTCACCGAGGACAGCTTCTCCTGGGACGACCACGGCAACGTGTCGCTAACGCCCTGCACAACCAGCGTGTCCTACAAGGAGAACCTGGTCAG GGTTTTCCGGCGGCGGCGGCGACAGCGGCCTCGCGGTGCCCTGGCTCGCCTGCTCAGCGACGTGACGGAGAGCTGCCAGTCCTGGCTGGACCAGAAGGTCTTCGGAGGCGTGTTCAGGATGGGACAGAACcgggaccaggaccaggaccgggaccaggaccaggaccaggattGGACCGGGACGGGACAGGAAAGCCCCGCCCCGCTGGACGAGTCTTCCTGGTTCAACAGCACCAAGCTGGACGACAGCCGCAGCTTCACTTACG ACCACACGGAGATCCCGCCCCCACCTGACAAAGAGGCCCCGCCCCCAACGCTGCTCATCCAGGAGGAGATTTGTTGTGAGATCTGTCAATCGACGGAGCGGTTCACCCAATCGCTGGGCGGCCTCTCGGAAGTCCCGCCTCCCTCACCCTTCTACACCAACAGCTGCTGCCAGACCTCGCCTGAGACCACAG GGTTAACGATGAAGACCCTTCTCCTTTTCATCTTCGCCATCTTCATCTTCACCACTCTATACTCAGG GTGTGTCTTGTGGAGCGCCAGCGTCACATCCACAGTGTTCATGACGATCTCAACATGTATGC TTCTGACCAAGTCGGGCCCGATGGGCGAGTGGAGGAGGGCGAAGACGGAG GATATCACATCGAGAAACGAGTGA